TGCTCTCtatggtgcgtgcccagtgtgctcTCTATGGTGCGTGCCCACAGTGTGCTCTCTATGGTGCGTGCCCACAGTGTGCTCTCTATGGTGCGTGCCCACAGTGTGCTCTCTATGGTGATCCCCACAGTGTGCTCTCTATGGTGCGTGCCCACAGTGTGCTCTCTATGGTGCGTGCCCACAGTGTGCTCTCtatggtgcgtgcccagtgtgctcTCTATGGTGCGTGCCCACAGTGTGCTCTCTATGGTGCGTGCCCACAGTGTGCTCTCTATGGTGCGTGCCCACAgtgtgctctctatggtgcatctgtagatgttagtGAGAATAATTATGATGTTTCCAAGATTTGTTCCTTGCCATTAACTGGGTTTAAACATTTGTATTTCAGGATTATTCAATATGCAAAAAGACGATGATAGACCGAGGGGAGCTTTACTTGGATAGGATTTCTGTTTCAAGGGACAAGATTGCGAACCTGTGTCACGCATTTATAAGTGACGGCTCTGTGAGTATGGGATGGGTCGTGCAAACCTTGTCCCACGGCCGGGGACCTGGACTGTTCTTGTCCATAATAGCAGCAGGATGAGAGCATAagccagggtggtgggggtcttTGATGTGGGTCTTGGAGGCAGTGCTTCTTGTAGGTCACTCCagtgtggggaggtcagtacctgtgatgggctgggcagtgtccaccactctctgtagtttccTTCATTCCTGGCGTTCGAATTACTGAACCAGGCCGATTATGAAATCTGATTGGTTCCTTTCTTTGAGATTTTTACACTTCCAATTATTTTTGGTGTTTGTGAAAAGTATAATCTCACATTTCCAAACATGAAGCTGTGACACCCCATCCATCCCCTGTGACACCCCATCCATCCCCTGTGACACCCCATCCATCCCCTGTGACACCCCATCCATCCCCTGTGACACCCCATCCATCCCCTGTGACACCCCATCCATCCCCTGTGACACCCCATCCATCCCCTGACATTTACAGAATAACCACACAGTGCCCTAAAGTTGTATCAGGATCTTTGAGATTTACTCCCTTCATTCGGTGCTTTGTTATGTCGGgctaattgccacagacagctgtgcgggccaagtctttgggactgacagggtcttgattagtaaatgtgtctggggttgagagggaaagatagttcagccatgaatgaatggcggagtagactcgattagccgaatagcctaattctgctcctttcatttATGAACTTAAGATCAGGAAGAATTGTCACCCATCCTAAAATTGCTGCCTGTTGTTATAATCAACCTCCGCTTCTTTCTCAGAAAATCTTGACGCATTCCTCATCGAGGGTGGTGCTCAGAGTGTTGGAGAAAGCAGCCAGAGCCAAGAAACGCTTCAGTGTGTTTATCACAGAATCACAACCTGACTCCTCAGGGTGAGTGCAGAGCTCAGAACCAACAGCATCTGTGACCTGTTCTCTCTAGTCTTCCACATCTGCCCACCTCTCATATGGGATACGTTTCCTGCAGTTACTCTCcctattcccctcatcattttatgtagTTCATTAACCGGCTGCGCTCCAGGAAGAAGTCCTAGCTCCTCAGTACCACCTGGTAACTGACTGACCCAGGCAACAAGCCCATGCCTCCCGTAGTAAATCTCCTAGCTCCTGAGGATTGATCCAGCTTTAACCCCGATAGGACATCCTGCTCCTTCTCCTTGGATTGCTACTTTGTTAAAAACTTGCATTTTGCAGCTGAATTGGAATGTTATTGAAATGAAAATTTCAACGTGTCATCGGATTGACAGATTTATTCATTGTCTTCCAGGCTTAAAAGtgcagaaagtctgaagaagttggACATTCCAGTGACAGTGATCCTTGATGCctcagttgggtgagtgggcaaccaACCACTCATTAATGTCTGGGGACATTACTCACACAACGTTTAAACCAGTCAGATTATCTCTGTATTCTGGCTCCTCACACAATCTGCTTTCTTTGCTTGCAGGTACATTATGGAGAAAGTGGACTTACTTCTGGTCGGGGCTGAAGGGGTGGTGGAGAGTGGAGGAATCATTAACAAGGTAACCTTGCATCCCTTCCAGCACACAATTACGCAATCCAAGCACAGGGTCGACGCGAAATGCCCCccttccatgttcaccagagatgccccccttccatgttcaccagagatgccccttgacccgctgagatactccagcacttgtgtctttttgtgtattaattagcatctgaagttccttctctACTGAATCTAACTTGCTTCCTCGTCGTGGGAATCAAGAAATGAGTCTGGAATAGGAACCACTCAACCCTTTACGTCATTTAATCATGGTGGGTTCGGTTCCTGCGCTGCAGTGCTCCCCCCCCATGCCCCCCTGTCCGTGCACGACCCCTCCATCActgcccctcttccccccccaggTCCATGCACGGCCCCATCAcggcccctcttctccccccccccatcagtccATGCACGGCCCCTCCATCCCCAGGCCATGCACGGCCCCATCAcggcccctcttctccccccccccccccccccccatcagtccATGCACGGCCCCTCCATCCCCAGGCCATGCACGGCCCCATCAcggcccctcttctccccccccccccccccccccccatcagtccATGCACGGCCCCTCCATCCCCAGGCCATCTCTCCAGACCGACTTGTCTGTCAACTCAACCTGTCAATCTCAATTTATAAATGTCCAATTTTGGGGGTAGATTGCGATGGTGATTTAGATTTATCTTTGGCTGAACATCGCTCTAAATGCCCTGGTCTTATCTTGTTGCCGCTGGGATTTCCCCCGTTGTGTAGAGGGGGGCTCTGAGCCGCTGAGAGATGATGGGCTTTAGTCCTGACGCACAATCCGTTGTAGTGGATGGAGTGCATTTCCCAGTTACACTGTTCAAAACCGCAGCAATTCCAAAATTAATATCCtaacaattattttttaaaccaATTTTGTTGAAGCTGATGACTAATTTAGATTTACTCAGGACCCTGTTTCTGTGGGATATAATCCCCAAGATGTGAAGTTCAACCAATTAAAGGGCGGCTGTTTGTTTTCTCTGCAGATCGGGACGTACCAGATGGCAGTTTGTGCAAAGTCTCACAACAAGCCCTTCTATGTGGTCGCAGAGAGTTTTAAATTTGTCCGACTCTATCCCCTCAATCAGCAAGATGTTCCCgatcgatttaaggtgagaaaCATTTGTTCACAATGAAGTTTGTTTTGTACTTTGGGTCAGTATTTTGAGACAACTAGATCACGGTTCTCTAATAAATATACTCAAACCTGATAACTTTCACTGAAGTTAGTTTCTGCTTAAGAATTTTTGCGTCTCTTGTTGAATGTCTCCGGTATTTTTTGCCAACAACAGTAGGTTTTATTTCTGCTGCctgttgggtgtgtgtgggtcgggTGTCACTGCGTCTTCCACAGCTTTAAACAATTCACAGATCATGGCTCTggcggggagtgagtgagtgagcgagcCAGTGGCATTAGCTTGGAATTAATGGGGATCTGGGTTAAAGTGCGGAGAAACAGGATTATTACGTTAGTTCTGGTAAAGATTCAGCCCCACTGTGGACCTGTGGTGCCATTTATTTTGCAGTACACAGCGGAGATACTGAAATCAGCAAAGAACCTCGCAGAGGAGCACCCGACAGTGGACTACACCCCTCCATCATTCATCACCCTTTTGTTCACCGATCTGGGCGTGCTCACCCCTTCTGCTGTTAGTGATGAATTAATTAAACTATATTTGTGATAATGGGTCTGCTTCTTTTCAAAACTATGCAGTTATAAAACCATCTTGTAGAACAAAGTGGGCATTTAAAGGGAGCTGCACAAATTGGATATTTAATATTCTCAGCTCTCCTCAGTATGTATTATCCCACATAGAAAATATCAAAAATAAGGGCCGTGTGTTGAATGCTTCACTACCGTGATCTTGTGCATCAGAACACTGACTAAGCAATACTTGAATGGTTGTGGGAGAGAGGGTGATGGGGTGAATAATCTTGCACAGCCTAAAGTGGAAAATATTCCGACATTTAATCTCCACGTAGCTCTGGGTCTACTAGAAGACTCTCACTGTCCGAATGAATAGATGGCCTTCAAAGGTTCCAAAGTAAGTACGCACCTGGTTTTGGAAATAGGGAAGTACTCGAATGCCcaaaggttcaggagcagcttcaacAGAAGGACCTATGATGTACGTGTCCACAGTGACCCATGTCTGATGTCCCTGGACTTCCCTTCCCCCAGAAACATCCCCTCTGGGTCACAGGTCCACATCTGCTGCACTATCCCTCTTGAGTAACTAGTCCAAGTTCAGAGCCACAACTAAGCTATTTAATCCCTCTGTTCACAGCTGGGCTCAGCAAGGGTGACTATTCAAACCAATGGGTCCATCACAAACAGGTTATTGTCCAGTCCTCAACTCACCTCCATAGATTCCCCAACTAAAATTACAGAGAAGTTGTTATATTAAACCTGGAATTtaatgtgttttattttaaaacaaactgctgaaggaattaTTCACAGAATATTCCAAATGTCCACTTCAGCCACGATTCACGTTCCTGTCAGCTGCTTCTCGAAGTCTTCCTTGCTGATCTTGCCCTTCTTTAGCTTCTTCAGTAATCTGGTGTCATTGAGCAGTTCATCGATATCGTCCTCATCATCAGACCGCTGCAACAAAGGGGAGTAAGATTCATCGCCATGGAGTCAAGTAACTGCTCCCCAAAAACCCTGTCTCCGGGCAGGCACTTACACACAGACTAGTTATTGGTGAATGAAAGTGTAAAATCTAAACATGTCACACCCTCCCAACACGAGCTCCtgtggtcaaggaaagagcgttcacatcaCAGCCCTGTGTCCAATCTTCCCACCACCACgtacaagacgccattgtatgcagaggccgagaagtgtgttcagctctggctggacaatttctaatcttgtgatgtggactcgataagaagaacacTGGCCTCTCAACCATGGGTCAAGTCTCCATATTACCCCtgcccacccctcacccctgcccaccacacccctcctctccaccccacacCAGCCCATCCCACCCCCTGACCCATGCCCACCCtagcccctcccacccctacccctacccaccccctcccactttcCTTTCTCAACCCACCTTCCTTTTGCTGGCCCGCTTTCTCTTCTTGTCTCTCTTGGTTTTCTGCTTTGACCAAGGCTTATTTTTCACGAATttcttttttgtttcattttgcttctCCTGCTTTTGCTGTGCCAACAACCTCTGCCTCTGTTTCTCCCTGTTCTTGTCTTTGTACCGGATGGAATTGGTGTCAATGTCCTCGGGAGCAAAACCTGGGAAATCCTTTCCTCGCATCTCGGGCATTTTGGGCAGTTTGAGGAGAGCAAAGCCTCTGGCCAGTGCTGCAAAGTCTAGATCTGGAGAAAGATCATTGTGGAatcgagaggggaggggggacagggaggggagcgaggaatggggagggaggaacgggacggggaagggtaggggggacggggaggggagcgaggaatggggaggggggacggggaggggagcgaggaatggggagggaggaacgggacggggaggggagcgaggaatggggagggaggaacgggacggggaagggtaggggggacggggaggggagcgaggaatggggaggggggacggggaggggagcgaggaatggggagggaggaacgggacagggaggggagcgaggaatggggagggaggaacgggacggggaagggtaggggggacggggaggggagcgaggaatggggaggggggacggggaggggagcgaggaatggggaggggggacggggaggggagcgaggaatggggagggaggaacgggacggggaggggagcgaggaatggggagggaggaacgggacggggaggggagcgaggaatggggagggaggaacgggacggggagggggacagggaggagtgaccagtgggtggggggagtgatgggtgggggagtggacactgagtgaccggtgggggggggggggtgatgggtgggtggggggagtgaccagtaggggggggggagtgaccaGTGGGGGATTGGACACTGAGTGACCAGTGGgggagtgatgggtggggggCCCATGAATCCGTACACCAATGGTCTGCTTACCTTTCATGCGGAATATCAAGCTGCACTCGTGTTTTGCGTAAGActgaataaaagacacaaaggccTTCATTCCTTTCTCAAAGATGGCCCGGTCTGATACAGCCAACTTTTTCAGACTTGGCAACACGTCCACAGAATCCTTCATCAGCTTCATCTGCTGCATTGGACACTGAACAGACAACAACCGCCCTGACATCAATCACAAACCTCCAGCAGCTTTGGGTAGTAACAGGAATGCTTATTGTACCGGTAATGCTAAATGTTTATCAGTGACTGCCCGAGGAGTACACGTACTTTCATTTACACaacggaggcacggtggcgcagcgggtagagctgctgcctcacagcgccagagaccgggttcaatcctgactacgggtgctgtctgtacggagtttgcacgttctccccgtgacctgcgtgggttttctgttgACTGTTCCCCCCTCCGCCCACAGTCAGAGCACAAAGCCAGCACAGATGGTGGTACAGTAACTCAGCCGCCCAGCTGCAGGCCCAGAGTGTAAGCGTGGTGGCCGcccggtctctctctctctctctgacactcgTTACACAGACCAGGAGCTGCAGGCCCAGAGTGTAAGCTTGGTGGCCGcccggtctctctctctctctctctctgacactcgTTACACAGACCAGGAGCTGCAGGCCCAGAGTGTAagcatggtggccgcccggtctctctctctctctctctgacactcgTTACACAGACCAGGAGCTGCAGCTCTGGAGTGTAAGCGTGGTGGCCGCCCGGTCTCTCGCTACACGGTCCAGGAGCTGCAGGCCTGGCTGTCCACTACACACGCACCTTCTGGTTGATGGAAAGGAAGTTGACGTAAGTCGCCTCCATGGGGAGCAGGAAGACCAGGGCGTTGCCATGGTGACCAATGCGAGCTGTCCGTCCACAGCGATGGACAAAGGCACTACAACACAAAGCACAGCCTTTAAACACCCGCTCCCCCCACacaacacacccacccacacacaacaCCCCCACACCAGGCTCAcacctccccacacccacactaccacgcccacccacccccacacacacccatacacaacaCCCCCATCATACCTGGCGCTGCTGGGGGGGTCGTACTGCAGCACCCAGTCCACCTCAGGAATATCGATGCCTCGGGCCATGACGTCAGTGCAGACCAGGATGCCACTGGGAACAGAGGGAAGAGTGTGTCAACAGACAGAGGCCTGTGTCCTACCTACACCGTTAAACCACGAGGCCCCTGGCTTAACCCAGCGTCAGGGTCATCTACACCAGCACGGCACTCTCTGGCAGTGACCAACATGGACCAGCAAGACATGGCTGCCTCTGCCCCACCAGCCCACTGCAGTCACTACAAtacacagctccagggacccaggtttgatcctgacctgtgctgtctgtgtggagtttgcacgttctctgtgaCTTCGtgatccagtttccacccacgtcccaaagacgtgcaggtttgaaggttatttgtcttctgtaaatggcccccagtgtgtcgggagtgggggAATCCAGTGGAGTGGTGGGAGAGCCCGTGAGGTGAATGGgtagtttccatgctgtctctctctgtccctgacaCAACATCCCAGTGCACATGGTCTGTGCTGCCTCCCACCGATCCAATCAGTTCAATTCCCATTACCGTCTCCAAGTTTTATGAATTCTTTCTAACCTTGACGTCACGTTCAGCACATAACGACAGGGACAGGTGAGTTCCGTACGGGGCCGCTCAGCCCCGTCCTGTGCCTGGCCACTGACAGCAGCGGACTATGAGCTTCCACCACTGACCTTGCCCGTAAACGTGCCCCAGCCTGGTGACCCACCTCACCCCCTGCTTTCCCCGGCCGTCTCTGCCCAACCGCAGGGGATCggcacacccccccctccaccaaacCGTTACCTTTCCAGCTGCCGAAACTCCGTGAAGATGTTTTGCCGTTTGTGCTTCATTTTGCCGTGGATGCACATGATCCGCACATTCTTCACCACCTTGCCCAGGCCACTCCCGTAATAttccacacacgcacacgtactGGAAACAACAGCAGCCCCGTTAAACATGGCCCGGGACAGTGGGCCTCAACTGCCGGAACAGcacaactccacacacacaccaccccacacagagacaccaccccacacagacaccgccccacacagacacacaccaccccacacacaccaccccacacacaccaccccacacagacacacatcaccccacacagacacacatcaccccacacagacacacaccaccccacacagacacacatcaccccacacagacacacatcaccccacacagacaccgccgccccacacagacacacatcaccCCACACAGAGACACCaccgccccacacacaccaccccacacacaccaccccacacacaccaccccacacacaccaccccacaatcaccccacacacaccaccccacacagacacacaccacacacaccaccccacacacaccaccccacacacaccaccccacacacaccaccccacacagacacacatcaccccacacacaccaccccacacacaccaccccacacagacacacatcaccccacacacaccaccccacacagacacacatcaccccacacacaccaccccacacacaccaccccacacacaccaccccacacacaccaccccacacacaccaccccacacagacacacatcaccccacacacaccaccccacacacaccaccccacacagacacacatcaccccacacacaccaccccacacacaccaccccacacacaccaccccacacagacacacaccgccccacacacaccaccccacacacaccaccccacacacaccaccccacacacaccaccccacacacaccaccccacacacaccaccccacacagacacacatcaccccacacacaccaccccctcacagagacaccaccccacacagacacacaccaccccacacacaccaccccacacacaccaccccacacacaccaccccacacagacacacatcaccccacacagacacacatcaccccacacagacacatcaccccacacacaccaccccacacacaccaccccacacacaccaccccacacacaccaccacctcacagagacaccaccccacacacaccaccccacacacaccaccccacacacaccaccacctcacagagacaccaccccacacacaccaccacctcacagagacaccaccccacacacaccaccccacacacaccaccccacacacaccaccccacacagacacacatcaccccacacacaccaccccacacagacacacatcaccccacacacaccaccccacacacaccaccccacacacaccaccccacacagacacacaccaccccacacacaccaccccacacacaccaccacctcacagagacaccaccccacacacaccaccccacacagacacacatcaccccacacacaccaccccacacacaccaccccacacacaccaccccacacagacacacatcaccccacacacatcaccccacacacaccaccccacacacaccaccacctcacagagacaccaccccacacagacaccaccgccccacacacaccaccccacacagacacacatcaccccacacacaccaccccacacagacacacatcaccccacacacaccaccccacacacaccaccacctcacagagacaccaccccacacagacacacatcaccccacacacaccaccccacacagacacacaccaccccacacacaccaccccacacagacaccaccgccccacacagacaccaccccacacagacacacatcaccccacacacaccaccccacacagacacacatcaccccacacacaccaccccacacagacacacatcaccccacacacaccaccccacagacacacaccgccccacacacaccaccccacacagacacacatcaccccacacacaccaccacctcacagagacaccaccccacacagacacacatcaccccacacacaccaccccacacagacacacaccaccccacacacaccaccccacacacaccaccccacacacaccaccccacacagacacacatcaccccacacacaccaccccacacacaccaccccacacacaccaccccacacagacacacatcaccccacacacaccaccccacacagacacacatcaccccacacacaccaccccacacagacacacaccgccccacacagacacacatcaccccacacacaccaccccacacacaccaccccacacacaccaccccacacacaccaccccacacagacacacatcaccccacacacatcaccccacacacaccaccccacacacaccaccacctcacagagacaccaccccacacagacacacatcaccccacacacaccaccccacacagacacacatcaccccacacacaccaccccacagacacacaccgccccacacacaccaccacctcacagagacaccaccccacacagacaccaccgccccacacagacaccaccgccCCACACAGACACCgccccacacagacaccaccgccCCACACAGACACCgccccacacagacaccaccgccCCACACAGacaccgccccacacacacaccaccccacacacaccaccccacacacaccaccccacacacaccaccccacacacaccaccccacacacaccaccccacacacaccaccccacacacaccactccacacacaccaccaccccacacagacaccaccccacacagacacacaccacacagacaccgccccacacacaccaccccacacagacacTGCCCCAGCACAACCTCAGTCAACACTCCAGCACAACCTTACAGGCACCACCCCATCACAGGCTCCTCACCCCACCACAACCTCACAGAGTCCCCACCCCCTCAGAGTCGCTACTCCAGCACAACCTCACAGGCACCAACCCCAGCACATTAGTGAGTAAATGGGTAACCACAGGTATCTGGATTTATATCTTAACCTTCACACTGCCTGCAGAGAGGATGTGATCCGTCCTCCAGGAGCGCACGTCCCTGCCCCTGGGCTGCACAATGAGCTTCTCCTGAATCTCCAGACACTAGTAGTGAGCGGCCGGTGAATGCCCAGCTGATGGGTACAGGCGGCCCCACATACAGGCGGCCCCGTGCTGCCCGGGTACAAGCCACGCTGCCTCACTGCccactacaggtgacgctgcctcaccgccactacaggtgacgctgcctcactgccccctacaggtgacgctgcctcactgccccctacaggtgacgctgcctcactgccccctacaggtgacgctgccatTTCCGTccctacaggtgacgctgcctcaccgccactacaggtgacgtggcctcactgccccctacaggtgacactgcctcactgccccctacaggtgacgtgacctcactgccccctacaggtgacgctgcctcactgccccctacaggtgacgtggcctcactgccactacaggtgacgttgcctcactgccccctacaggtgacgctgcctcaccgCCACTACAGGTGATGCTGCCTCACTGccactacaggtgacgctgcctcactgccccctacaggtgacgctgcaggtgacactgccccctacaggtgacaCTGCCATTCCCGTcactacaggtgacgctgcctcactggCCCCTACAGGTGACGCGGCCTCACCGCCCCCaacaggtgacgctgcctcactgccgctacaggtgacgtggcctcactgctccgtacaggtgacgctgcctcactgccGCTACAGGTGATGTGGCCTCACTGCCctctacaggtgacgctgcctcactgccactacaggtgacgtggcctcaGCGTCGctacaggtgacgtggcctcactgccccctacaggtgacgtggcctcactgccccctacaggtgacgtggcctcactgccactacaggtgacgctgcctcactgccGCTACAGGTGAtgctgcctcactgccccctacaggtgacgctgcctcactgccccctacaggtgacgctgcctcactgccactacaggtgacgtggcctcaTCGCCGctacaggtgacgtggcctcactgccccctacaggtgacgtggcctcactgccccctacaggtgacgtggcctcactgccactacaggtgacgctgcctcactgccgctacaggtgacgctgcctcactgccccctacaggtgacgctgccatTTCCGcccctacaggtgacgctgcctcaccgccactacaggtgacgtggcctcacTGCCCCCTCGCGGACACACTGCTTCACTGCttcactgccccctacaggtgacgtggcctcactgccccctacaggtgacgctgcaggtgacactgccccctacaggtgacaCTGCCATTCCCGTcactacaggtgacgctgcctcactggCCCCTACAGGTGACGCGGCCTCACCGCCCCCaacaggtgacgctgcctcactgccgctacaggtgacgtggcctcactgctccgtacaggtgacgctgcctcactgccGCTACAGGTGATGTGGCCTCACTGCCctctacaggtgacgctgcctcactgccactacaggtgacgtggcctcaGCGTTGctacaggtgacgtggcctcactgccccctacaggtgacgtggcctcactgccccctacaggtgacgtggcctcactgccactacaggtgacgctgcctcactgccgctacaggtgacgctgcctcactgccccctacaggtgacgctgccatTTCCGcccctacaggtgacgctgcctcaccgccactacaggtgacgtggcctcacTGCCCCCTCGCGGACACactgcctcactgccccctacaggtgacgtggcctcactgccccctacaggtgacgctgcctcaccgccactacaggtgacgctgcctcactgcc
This Rhinoraja longicauda isolate Sanriku21f chromosome 25, sRhiLon1.1, whole genome shotgun sequence DNA region includes the following protein-coding sequences:
- the ddx55 gene encoding ATP-dependent RNA helicase DDX55 isoform X2, whose amino-acid sequence is MADGGGWGSLPVGLHPRIVEALRQLRFTHMTPVQSATIPLFMNNKDVAVEAVTGSGKTLAFVIPTLEILLKREEKLKKMQVGALIITPTRELAAQIDEVFRQFTVHFPQFSQILFIGGRNPMEDVENFRKHGGNIVVGTPGRLEDMLRRRAEGVELAGCVRSLDVLVLDEADRLLELGFQASLNAILGLLPKQRRTGLFSATQTDEVESLVRAGLRNPVRITVKEKGLAAESTQRTPIRLHNYYAICRADEKFNQLVAFLRQHKKQKHLVFFSTCACVEYYGSGLGKVVKNVRIMCIHGKMKHKRQNIFTEFRQLESGILVCTDVMARGIDIPEVDWVLQYDPPSSASAFVHRCGRTARIGHHGNALVFLLPMEATYVNFLSINQKCPMQQMKLMKDSVDVLPSLKKLAVSDRAIFEKGMKAFVSFIQSYAKHECSLIFRMKDLDFAALARGFALLKLPKMPEMRGKDFPGFAPEDIDTNSIRYKDKNREKQRQRLLAQQKQEKQNETKKKFVKNKPWSKQKTKRDKKRKRASKRKRSDDEDDIDELLNDTRLLKKLKKGKISKEDFEKQLTGT
- the eif2b1 gene encoding translation initiation factor eIF2B subunit alpha isoform X2, encoding MDEPELVDYFKTQMRENEDVASAVAAIRTLLEFLKSDKGETIQGLRENLKGAIKILSSVDSSVAVSSGGELFLRFISLTSLEHPDYSICKKTMIDRGELYLDRISVSRDKIANLCHAFISDGSKILTHSSSRVVLRVLEKAARAKKRFSVFITESQPDSSGLKSAESLKKLDIPVTVILDASVGYIMEKVDLLLVGAEGVVESGGIINKIGTYQMAVCAKSHNKPFYVVAESFKFVRLYPLNQQDVPDRFKYTAEILKSAKNLAEEHPTVDYTPPSFITLLFTDLGVLTPSAVSDELIKLYL
- the ddx55 gene encoding ATP-dependent RNA helicase DDX55 isoform X1 → MADGGGWGSLPVGLHPRIVEALRQLRFTHMTPVQSATIPLFMNNKDVAVEAVTGSGKTLAFVIPTLEILLKREEKLKKMQVGALIITPTRELAAQIDEVFRQFTVHFPQFSQILFIGGRNPMEDVENFRKHGGNIVVGTPGRLEDMLRRRAEGVELAGCVRSLDVLVLDEADRLLELGFQASLNAILGLLPKQRRTGLFSATQTDEVESLVRAGLRNPVRITVKEKGLAAESTQRTPIRLHNYYAICRADEKFNQLVAFLRQHKKQKHLVFFRWLLVPASGGRCSSPQAVSVFGSSPVRTCACVEYYGSGLGKVVKNVRIMCIHGKMKHKRQNIFTEFRQLESGILVCTDVMARGIDIPEVDWVLQYDPPSSASAFVHRCGRTARIGHHGNALVFLLPMEATYVNFLSINQKCPMQQMKLMKDSVDVLPSLKKLAVSDRAIFEKGMKAFVSFIQSYAKHECSLIFRMKDLDFAALARGFALLKLPKMPEMRGKDFPGFAPEDIDTNSIRYKDKNREKQRQRLLAQQKQEKQNETKKKFVKNKPWSKQKTKRDKKRKRASKRKRSDDEDDIDELLNDTRLLKKLKKGKISKEDFEKQLTGT
- the eif2b1 gene encoding translation initiation factor eIF2B subunit alpha isoform X1; the encoded protein is MCFTSTFAELVDYFKTQMRENEDVASAVAAIRTLLEFLKSDKGETIQGLRENLKGAIKILSSVDSSVAVSSGGELFLRFISLTSLEHPDYSICKKTMIDRGELYLDRISVSRDKIANLCHAFISDGSKILTHSSSRVVLRVLEKAARAKKRFSVFITESQPDSSGLKSAESLKKLDIPVTVILDASVGYIMEKVDLLLVGAEGVVESGGIINKIGTYQMAVCAKSHNKPFYVVAESFKFVRLYPLNQQDVPDRFKYTAEILKSAKNLAEEHPTVDYTPPSFITLLFTDLGVLTPSAVSDELIKLYL